In the Natrinema sp. CBA1119 genome, CGGCCGGACCAGTATCGTGTCCGTTACGGTCGGGTCGTTATTCGTCGGACTCGTCGGACTCGTCTTCTTTCATCGAGCCCAGCTGGGAGACGAGTTCGTCCGTCGAGACGTCGGATTCGAACGACATTTCCCCCTTATGTTCGTGTTCGTGGACGTTGACGGCTTCTACGTCCTCATCGTCCGTGCTCTGGTCCTGTTGTTCGGATTCATCGTAGCTACCAAAACCCATACGCGTACAACCCGGTCCACCGCAAAAGGTGTGGCGGTTCGAGCCCCCATCCCAGCGGTCGGCCCATCGAGCGTCTCCCGGCGTCTCGGCTCGGAACACAGTCTGTAGTCACGGTTTCGTCATGCAGCGACCGACCGCCGAAACGTGCTGCGTGTGGCGTTGGGAACCGCGGCGACTGTTTTCCGTTCCTACGTCAGTTGGGTGGTCGCTACCGCCCGTTCGACGCTCCATACTCGAGTGCCGATTCCCTGTTTGTTCGGCGTACTTTTGAGACCGATCTGACAGCTCGAACGTTTTTCGAGGAGAGAGCGCCTCAAACCGACAGTTCGTGTCCGATGTCGGGTCGCGGTTCCGTTCGGCTGTGCGGCCGACAGTCGCCGCGGTCGACAGCCAGCAGTGGAGTACCCTGTGACTACGGCGCTCAGTAGTCCGTCTATAGTAATGGGTTCAGGAGGTTTGACTTCCTCTCATGGTTGCGTACCGTTCGTCGTCTCGACCAGTTGCTGCGAGTCAGCAGCCCTCCACGATACTTCTATCGCAGTGTTCGGGGGCAGGCAAGGCGTTGTCTCGTCAGCGGAAATCGAACCCGTGTCCGGACCGCGCGAGCACCCCGAGCGTCCCGACGGGTGGTGACTAACAGATGTGTGGAATCATCGGCCGCGTCGGAGACGGCAACGCCCTCGAGCCACTGCTGACCGGGCTCGAGAACCTCGAGTACCGGGGTTACGACTCGGCGGGCGTCGCCGTCCAGAACGGCTCCGGCATCAACGTCGAAAAACGCTCGGGGAAGGTCGAGGACCTG is a window encoding:
- a CDS encoding DUF5786 family protein — protein: MGFGSYDESEQQDQSTDDEDVEAVNVHEHEHKGEMSFESDVSTDELVSQLGSMKEDESDESDE